From the genome of Deinococcus sp. AJ005, one region includes:
- the nth gene encoding endonuclease III codes for MPARQPPPKTKPPKKLTLSEQQPPREDLPEIARRLSEEYLPDPPQPRRSAEPLDGLISTILSQQNTAPITRRQFQGLKTAYPRWEGALADGPDGIEAVLKAAGGGLSRVKAGYIYSLLAELDETRPVLSLKETRDLDDKAARELLESLPGVGMKTASCVLLFDLARPAMPVDTHIHRIARRLELVPEAWNAVKVERWFDEVLPREWAARYTFHVSAIRHGRQTCRARNPACGACVLRDLCPSAAILGR; via the coding sequence ATGCCCGCCCGCCAGCCCCCGCCCAAGACAAAGCCACCCAAAAAACTGACGCTGAGCGAACAGCAACCGCCCCGTGAAGATCTGCCTGAAATCGCGCGCCGCCTCTCCGAGGAATACCTGCCTGATCCGCCGCAGCCCAGACGCTCCGCTGAGCCGCTGGACGGCCTGATCAGCACCATCCTCTCGCAGCAGAACACGGCCCCGATCACCCGGCGGCAGTTTCAGGGTCTCAAAACCGCCTACCCGCGCTGGGAGGGGGCGCTGGCTGATGGCCCGGACGGCATTGAAGCGGTGCTGAAGGCGGCGGGCGGCGGCCTCTCGCGGGTCAAGGCCGGGTACATCTACTCGCTGCTGGCGGAACTGGATGAAACGCGTCCGGTCCTCTCACTCAAGGAAACGCGTGATCTGGACGACAAGGCGGCTCGTGAACTGCTGGAAAGCCTGCCCGGCGTGGGGATGAAAACCGCCAGTTGCGTGCTGCTGTTTGATCTGGCGCGGCCCGCCATGCCGGTGGACACGCACATTCACCGCATCGCGCGGCGGCTGGAGCTGGTGCCGGAAGCCTGGAACGCGGTCAAGGTGGAGCGCTGGTTTGATGAGGTGCTGCCGCGCGAGTGGGCGGCCCGCTACACCTTCCACGTCTCGGCCATTCGCCACGGACGCCAGACCTGCCGCGCCCGCAATCCGGCGTGCGGTGCGTGCGTGCTGCGTGACCTGTGCCCGTCGGCGGCTATCCTGGGCCGATGA
- a CDS encoding DedA family protein — protein sequence MSSLIDVILSASYLGIFFIVFAETGLLVGFFLPGDSLLIAAGLLAAGGKLNLAGVMAAVVVGAFLGNTAGYFIGQRFGPAVFSNQNSRFFKPEYVSQAQTFFVKYGALAVILARFVPIVRTLVPTLAGVSRMPFALYTLYNIIGAVLWGVGLTALAYYLGQLIPDLDKYILLIVAVVLVVSVIPIVLKFLQARKRAVKP from the coding sequence ATGTCTTCCCTGATTGACGTGATCCTGTCCGCCTCCTACCTGGGGATATTTTTTATTGTGTTTGCCGAAACTGGGTTGCTGGTGGGCTTTTTTCTGCCCGGTGACAGCCTGCTGATCGCGGCGGGGCTGCTGGCGGCGGGCGGCAAGCTGAATCTGGCGGGCGTGATGGCGGCGGTGGTGGTCGGCGCTTTTCTGGGAAACACCGCTGGCTATTTTATCGGCCAGCGTTTTGGCCCCGCCGTGTTTAGCAATCAGAACTCGCGCTTTTTTAAGCCCGAGTACGTGTCTCAGGCCCAGACTTTCTTTGTTAAATATGGGGCGTTGGCCGTAATTCTGGCCCGCTTTGTGCCCATCGTGCGGACGCTGGTGCCCACGCTGGCGGGCGTCAGCCGCATGCCGTTTGCGTTGTACACCCTCTACAACATCATCGGCGCGGTGCTGTGGGGCGTGGGCCTGACCGCTCTGGCCTACTACCTGGGTCAGTTGATTCCCGATCTGGACAAGTACATCCTGCTGATCGTGGCGGTGGTGCTGGTGGTCAGTGTGATTCCGATTGTGCTGAAGTTCTTGCAGGCGCGCAAGCGTGCGGTCAAACCGTAA
- a CDS encoding DUF4126 domain-containing protein: MELLSGLLSSLGLSGAAGLNAYVPLLVVGLLSRMGVMHLNEPFNLLGNPWVLLAVGVIGLLDFVGDKIPGIDTVLHLVGGLVNTAAGAILFAAQAGVADVPPALSLALGVIVAGGVHATRTVVRPVATATTGGLGNPVVSTLEDGTSLLLSLLAVFVPILAVILLAAVVFIGYRLWTRLRGRRRVL; encoded by the coding sequence ATGGAACTCCTCTCCGGCCTGCTGTCCTCGCTGGGCCTGTCAGGTGCGGCAGGTCTGAATGCCTACGTGCCGCTGCTGGTGGTGGGCCTGCTGTCCCGCATGGGCGTGATGCACCTGAACGAGCCGTTCAACCTGCTGGGCAATCCCTGGGTGCTGCTGGCCGTGGGCGTGATCGGCCTGCTGGATTTCGTGGGCGACAAGATTCCGGGCATAGACACCGTGCTGCATCTGGTGGGCGGACTGGTCAACACGGCGGCGGGCGCGATCCTGTTTGCCGCACAGGCGGGTGTGGCCGACGTACCCCCGGCCCTGAGTCTGGCGCTGGGCGTGATCGTGGCGGGCGGGGTGCATGCCACCCGCACGGTGGTTCGCCCCGTGGCCACGGCCACTACGGGCGGGCTGGGGAACCCGGTGGTCAGCACCCTGGAGGACGGCACCAGTCTGCTGCTGTCGCTGCTGGCCGTGTTCGTGCCCATTCTGGCTGTGATTCTGCTGGCCGCCGTGGTCTTCATCGGCTACAGGTTGTGGACACGGCTGCGGGGCCGACGCCGGGTGTTGTAG
- a CDS encoding P-II family nitrogen regulator yields MKMITAVIRPERVQQVKEALFQAGISGITLSRVSGHGGEQEIVEQYRGTRVMIEFRDKVEIRMAVSEPFEQAAIDAICKGARTGEVGDGKIFVQPLERVIRIRTGEEGNSALTPVTEKKLAPA; encoded by the coding sequence ATGAAAATGATCACGGCAGTCATCAGGCCCGAACGGGTCCAGCAGGTCAAGGAAGCCCTGTTTCAAGCAGGAATCAGCGGCATCACGCTCTCGCGGGTCAGTGGACACGGCGGCGAGCAGGAAATCGTCGAGCAGTACCGGGGCACGCGCGTGATGATCGAATTCCGCGACAAGGTAGAAATCCGCATGGCGGTCAGCGAACCGTTCGAGCAGGCCGCCATCGACGCCATCTGCAAGGGCGCACGCACCGGAGAGGTGGGCGACGGCAAGATCTTCGTGCAGCCGCTGGAGCGCGTTATCCGCATCCGCACCGGCGAGGAAGGCAACTCGGCCCTGACGCCCGTGACCGAGAAAAAGCTGGCCCCGGCATGA
- a CDS encoding V-type ATP synthase subunit E, whose amino-acid sequence MSLGDILEQEIQGEITQIRTGAQEKAAQIVSEAQERAQSMIEGRTRALDSDYAAGLTRARSAADLDSNAQRLAASDTLQVKAFQTAQQFIASMTNAPEYPQVLTKLIEEGLNALPTAEVIETSAAEQDAVRQALSGLGRQMDVRVNDTVKTGVRLVGSGGKTSVQNTLLGRLEAARPTLSAEVSHMLAEV is encoded by the coding sequence ATGAGCCTCGGTGACATCCTAGAACAAGAAATCCAGGGCGAGATCACCCAGATTCGCACTGGCGCGCAGGAAAAGGCCGCGCAGATCGTCTCTGAAGCCCAGGAACGCGCCCAGAGCATGATCGAGGGCCGCACCCGCGCCCTGGACAGCGATTACGCCGCTGGCCTGACCCGCGCCCGCAGCGCCGCCGATCTGGACAGCAATGCCCAGCGCCTGGCGGCCTCGGACACCTTGCAGGTCAAGGCCTTTCAGACCGCGCAGCAGTTCATCGCCAGCATGACGAACGCGCCGGAATACCCGCAGGTGCTGACCAAGCTGATCGAGGAGGGTCTGAACGCCCTGCCGACGGCGGAGGTCATCGAAACCTCTGCGGCAGAGCAGGACGCGGTGCGTCAGGCGCTGTCCGGGCTGGGCCGCCAGATGGACGTGCGCGTGAACGACACGGTGAAAACCGGCGTGCGGCTGGTCGGCTCCGGCGGCAAGACCAGCGTGCAGAACACCCTGCTGGGCCGCCTGGAAGCCGCGCGCCCCACCCTGAGCGCCGAAGTCTCACACATGCTGGCCGAAGTCTAG
- a CDS encoding site-2 protease family protein, translating into MGLLSLLTSNPTAFIIIALALVLSLAVHEFAHAYTADRLGDPTPRRYGRVTLNPLAHLDPIGTLLLLVAGFGFAKPVPINPNNLGRWGTLWVAAAGPISNLVIAFLCAVLLKVLPITQIGLTILLTVLGINVVLAVFNLIPIPLLDGSRILGALVPSLGRSLSQFEALPYSLILVFGFIFLAREPLSQFIRTVQNWVLTVVGI; encoded by the coding sequence ATGGGCCTTCTCAGTCTGCTGACCTCTAACCCCACGGCGTTCATCATCATCGCGCTGGCGCTGGTGCTGTCTCTTGCCGTCCACGAATTCGCACACGCCTACACGGCAGATCGGCTGGGCGATCCCACGCCGCGCCGGTATGGGCGCGTAACCCTCAATCCGCTGGCCCACCTGGACCCGATTGGCACGCTACTGCTGCTGGTGGCGGGCTTCGGGTTCGCCAAACCGGTGCCGATCAATCCCAACAATCTGGGCCGCTGGGGAACGCTGTGGGTGGCCGCCGCCGGGCCGATCAGCAACCTCGTCATCGCCTTTCTGTGCGCGGTGCTGCTCAAAGTCCTGCCCATCACCCAGATCGGCCTGACCATCTTGCTGACCGTGCTGGGCATCAATGTGGTGCTGGCAGTCTTTAACCTGATTCCCATTCCGCTGCTGGACGGCAGCCGGATTCTGGGCGCGCTGGTGCCGTCGCTGGGGCGCAGCCTGTCGCAGTTTGAGGCCCTGCCCTACAGCCTTATCCTCGTCTTCGGCTTCATTTTTCTGGCCCGCGAACCCCTGAGCCAGTTCATCCGCACGGTGCAGAACTGGGTGCTGACGGTGGTGGGGATTTAG
- a CDS encoding GNAT family N-acetyltransferase: protein MINSPASPDLPAAGGAWGRVSLKPMLELSGGEWHILHGFFKDRELADWNDAKPIKLPEWLFRKVMQDEERGGERVGFGVLDERGALIGSAELYDLRPSPPLTPATGTLGVMIGFPALWGQGYGREAVLALLDWSFSGREIALRRVRLTTFAHNRRAQRAFLACGFREVGRTPQAGRTDVHMEITREEWQAQHPSAQHLPEGAPQ, encoded by the coding sequence ATGATCAACTCCCCCGCCTCTCCAGACCTCCCGGCAGCGGGTGGGGCATGGGGGCGCGTAAGTCTCAAACCCATGTTGGAGCTGAGCGGCGGCGAATGGCACATCCTGCACGGCTTTTTCAAGGACCGTGAGCTGGCCGACTGGAATGACGCCAAGCCGATCAAGCTGCCCGAATGGCTGTTCCGCAAGGTCATGCAGGACGAGGAACGCGGCGGCGAGCGCGTGGGCTTCGGTGTGCTGGACGAACGCGGCGCACTGATCGGCAGCGCCGAATTGTATGACCTGCGGCCCTCGCCGCCGCTGACGCCCGCCACTGGAACGCTGGGCGTGATGATCGGTTTTCCCGCGCTGTGGGGTCAGGGCTACGGGCGCGAGGCGGTGCTGGCGCTGCTGGACTGGTCCTTCTCGGGCCGCGAGATCGCACTGAGGCGTGTGCGGCTGACTACTTTCGCCCACAACCGCCGTGCCCAGCGGGCCTTTCTCGCCTGCGGTTTCCGCGAGGTGGGCCGTACGCCGCAGGCGGGCCGCACCGACGTGCATATGGAAATTACCCGTGAAGAATGGCAGGCCCAGCATCCGTCAGCCCAACATCTGCCAGAGGGTGCGCCACAATAG
- a CDS encoding 3'(2'),5'-bisphosphate nucleotidase CysQ: protein MTVPELTHELEVASRLAREAGALLLHHRAVGFSVEHKTSLEDPVTAADREASALIVSGLAEAFPADGLMSEEETDSAARLSCERVWIIDPIDGTSEFIKGTADYCVSIGLAIGDNAALGVVYAPTTDELFAGVVGQGVWKNGQAVQRAPRSDNWRIAVSDTEFGRELNRHDLPGMLPSGSIALKLARLSADEADVTFTMSPRSEWDIAAGDALLQAAGGKLRRRDGGEVLYNQPQPHLEQGLLAGLPDAVNWLEGELSRRRLPTAHLGMKASAPAWKYLKTSDQEVLSGHSGVNIRHAGNEVLALLVVNPETRTVERAEGDAFHLERLTRDVVRAMGSLSTTDAKLSP, encoded by the coding sequence ATGACTGTTCCCGAATTGACCCATGAATTAGAGGTGGCCTCCAGACTGGCGCGCGAGGCCGGAGCGCTGCTGCTGCATCACCGCGCCGTGGGCTTCAGCGTGGAACACAAGACGAGTCTGGAAGACCCAGTGACGGCGGCAGACCGCGAGGCGTCCGCACTGATCGTGTCCGGGCTGGCCGAGGCATTCCCCGCAGACGGCCTGATGAGCGAGGAAGAAACCGACAGCGCCGCCCGCCTGTCGTGTGAACGGGTCTGGATCATTGACCCGATTGATGGCACCAGCGAATTTATCAAGGGGACGGCGGATTACTGCGTCAGTATCGGCCTTGCAATCGGGGATAACGCTGCGCTAGGGGTGGTCTACGCGCCAACCACCGACGAGCTGTTCGCGGGTGTCGTCGGTCAGGGTGTCTGGAAGAATGGGCAGGCGGTTCAGCGTGCGCCGCGTTCGGACAACTGGCGCATTGCCGTCTCGGACACCGAATTCGGGCGTGAGCTGAACCGTCATGATCTGCCAGGAATGCTCCCCAGCGGCAGCATCGCGCTGAAGCTGGCCCGCCTGAGCGCCGACGAGGCTGACGTTACTTTCACCATGTCGCCGCGCAGCGAATGGGACATTGCCGCCGGGGACGCGCTGTTGCAGGCGGCGGGCGGGAAGCTGCGCCGCCGGGATGGGGGAGAGGTTCTGTACAACCAACCGCAGCCGCATCTGGAGCAGGGATTGCTCGCCGGACTGCCGGACGCCGTGAACTGGCTGGAGGGCGAGTTGTCGCGCCGCCGTCTGCCCACCGCGCACCTGGGCATGAAAGCGTCGGCCCCCGCCTGGAAGTACCTGAAAACAAGCGATCAGGAGGTGCTGAGCGGTCATTCCGGTGTCAACATCCGGCACGCGGGCAACGAAGTTCTGGCGTTGCTGGTGGTCAATCCCGAAACGCGCACCGTGGAACGCGCCGAGGGCGACGCCTTTCACCTGGAACGCCTGACGCGGGATGTGGTTCGTGCGATGGGGTCACTGTCCACCACAGACGCTAAGCTCAGCCCATGA
- a CDS encoding V-type ATP synthase subunit K produces the protein MKNTAIQKAAKYAPALTLMTFAGSAFAQEVAATGADANAAGLKAIGAGLALGLGAVGTGLAQGPIGAAAAGVVAERPEKFGQMAIWFFIPETLVIFGFVGFFLLRG, from the coding sequence ATGAAGAACACTGCAATCCAGAAAGCCGCTAAATACGCCCCCGCCCTGACCCTGATGACCTTCGCCGGTTCCGCCTTCGCACAGGAAGTCGCCGCCACCGGCGCAGACGCCAACGCTGCGGGCCTCAAGGCCATCGGCGCGGGCCTGGCCCTGGGCCTCGGAGCCGTCGGCACCGGTCTGGCGCAGGGACCCATTGGTGCTGCCGCCGCAGGTGTGGTGGCCGAGCGTCCCGAGAAGTTCGGGCAGATGGCGATCTGGTTCTTTATCCCTGAAACGCTGGTGATCTTCGGCTTCGTCGGCTTCTTCCTGCTGCGCGGGTAA
- a CDS encoding D-isomer specific 2-hydroxyacid dehydrogenase family protein, with the protein MRVLLPDLPEFHALSGHDEHGVPGVEFAFYSQDHVPGEAAEGVVLWLARGETREKLLRTPGLKWVLTLTAGIDHVQPHLPPGVALYNANRLHDRAVAVHVAALMLSAMRGLHHFRDAQHEGRWSSARNPNDSGLHTLDGQKVAIWGYGHIGHLLEGLLTPFGAEVSGIRSTTPDLQRDGLLSRADWVVLLLPSTSDTRGIVNAELLGRLKPGAWLANAGRGNLIVTDDLLAALDSGHLGGVALDVTDPEPLPEGHPLWAQKNVIITPHIASTTTDLVARGASLTRDFLLTMHQGQEPEGRVLDGQKY; encoded by the coding sequence ATGCGTGTCCTGCTGCCCGATCTGCCCGAATTCCACGCCCTCTCCGGCCACGATGAACACGGCGTTCCCGGCGTGGAATTCGCCTTTTATTCGCAGGACCACGTTCCCGGCGAGGCAGCCGAGGGCGTGGTGCTGTGGCTGGCGCGTGGCGAGACCCGCGAGAAGTTGCTGAGGACGCCGGGCCTGAAATGGGTGCTGACCCTGACCGCTGGGATTGACCACGTTCAGCCGCATCTGCCGCCCGGCGTGGCCCTGTACAACGCCAACCGCCTGCATGACCGTGCCGTGGCCGTGCATGTCGCGGCGCTGATGCTCTCGGCCATGCGCGGCCTGCACCATTTCCGCGACGCCCAGCACGAGGGGCGGTGGAGTTCGGCCCGAAACCCGAACGATTCCGGCCTGCACACGCTGGACGGGCAGAAGGTAGCGATCTGGGGCTACGGCCACATCGGTCACCTGCTGGAAGGGCTGCTGACGCCGTTTGGGGCAGAGGTCAGCGGTATTCGCAGTACTACCCCGGACCTCCAGCGCGATGGGCTGCTGTCCCGTGCCGACTGGGTGGTGTTGCTGCTGCCCAGCACGTCAGATACACGCGGCATCGTGAACGCCGAACTGCTGGGCAGGCTCAAGCCGGGGGCATGGCTGGCCAACGCCGGACGCGGCAACCTGATCGTCACCGATGACCTGCTGGCCGCCCTGGATTCCGGTCATCTGGGAGGTGTGGCGCTGGACGTGACCGATCCCGAACCGCTGCCGGAAGGGCATCCTCTGTGGGCACAGAAAAACGTGATCATCACGCCGCATATCGCCAGCACCACCACCGATCTGGTGGCGCGTGGGGCCAGTCTGACCCGTGATTTCCTGCTGACCATGCACCAGGGCCAGGAACCCGAAGGCCGCGTGCTGGACGGGCAGAAGTATTGA
- a CDS encoding ammonium transporter, translating to MKLKPYLPLIVALGGVALAQDAKPVLDTGDTAWMLASAALVLLMTPGLALFYGGLTRAQSVLNTMMMSVVSIGLVGVLWMLAGYSIAFGGGGNAFVGSLANFGLNGLADQLTGTIPTYVFAAFQAMFAIIALALISGAVVERMRFGAFILFGALWTLLIYSPLAHWVWSADGWLFKDGALDFAGGTVIHISAGISALVAAFVLGPRIGYPRNAHVPHNVPLVLLGAGLLWFGWMGFNAGSALSAGQTAGLAFITTLIAPAAAMLTWLGFESARGGKPTAVGAATGLVVGLVAITPACAFVSPWAAVIVGVVGAAASYGAVQLKHRMGADDSLDVFACHGVAGIAGALLTGLLAWTTSQGKPVGEQFLVQLLSVTASLVWAGGGSFILLKLVSVITPLRVSASQEVSGIDISAHSEQGYADSETGLGAPVFVGGD from the coding sequence ATGAAACTGAAACCCTACCTTCCCCTGATCGTGGCGCTGGGCGGCGTAGCACTGGCGCAGGATGCCAAACCCGTGCTGGACACCGGCGACACTGCCTGGATGCTGGCCTCTGCCGCGCTGGTGCTGTTGATGACCCCCGGCCTGGCCCTGTTCTACGGCGGCCTGACCCGCGCCCAGAGCGTGCTGAACACCATGATGATGAGCGTGGTCTCGATTGGTCTGGTGGGCGTGCTGTGGATGCTGGCGGGCTACAGCATCGCCTTCGGTGGGGGCGGCAATGCCTTCGTCGGATCGCTGGCGAACTTCGGGCTGAACGGGCTGGCCGATCAACTCACGGGCACCATTCCCACCTATGTCTTCGCGGCATTTCAGGCCATGTTCGCCATCATCGCGCTGGCGCTGATTTCGGGCGCGGTGGTGGAGCGCATGCGCTTCGGGGCCTTCATCCTGTTCGGGGCGCTGTGGACCCTGCTCATTTACTCGCCGCTGGCCCACTGGGTCTGGAGCGCGGACGGCTGGCTGTTCAAGGACGGCGCGCTGGATTTCGCGGGCGGCACGGTCATTCATATTTCTGCGGGCATCAGCGCACTGGTCGCCGCCTTCGTGCTGGGGCCGCGCATCGGCTACCCGCGCAACGCCCATGTGCCGCACAACGTGCCGCTGGTACTGCTGGGTGCGGGCCTGCTGTGGTTCGGCTGGATGGGCTTCAACGCGGGCAGCGCGCTGTCTGCCGGGCAAACCGCCGGACTGGCCTTTATCACCACGCTGATCGCCCCCGCCGCCGCCATGCTGACCTGGCTGGGCTTTGAATCGGCGCGCGGCGGCAAGCCTACCGCCGTCGGGGCAGCCACCGGACTGGTTGTCGGCCTTGTCGCCATCACCCCCGCCTGCGCTTTCGTCAGTCCCTGGGCCGCCGTGATCGTCGGTGTGGTGGGCGCAGCCGCCAGCTACGGCGCGGTGCAGCTCAAGCACCGGATGGGCGCGGACGACTCACTGGACGTCTTTGCCTGCCACGGCGTCGCCGGAATCGCGGGCGCGCTGCTGACCGGTCTGCTGGCCTGGACCACCTCGCAGGGCAAGCCCGTAGGCGAGCAGTTTCTGGTGCAGCTCCTGAGCGTCACGGCCTCACTGGTCTGGGCGGGCGGCGGGTCCTTCATCCTGCTCAAGCTGGTCAGCGTGATCACGCCGCTGCGTGTTTCGGCCAGCCAGGAAGTCAGCGGCATCGACATCAGTGCCCACAGCGAGCAGGGCTACGCTGACAGTGAGACGGGCCTAGGCGCACCAGTGTTCGTGGGCGGCGACTGA
- a CDS encoding V-type ATP synthase subunit I, which yields MINPMQQVVVAGRQSDSRAIMQALQTAGVLHIVPLEAQGFQSGPLAGAAAEQRRDAERLLARSESTLGELEALRPDRAAALPDEGQWSALVEAAAKPASALMERETELRTELDTARTYGDTVTALSRAAGTLDRSTRVTLIPLTVEKSEELAAAQDALKGELGDRFAIGAERTGQQSTAVVVAVLRADRDRARAALGKARLGELRLPGRFERLPLSEVATAFSAILKSNPQELERVRAEKSALASQHAATLFPIRDALADRVGIDDARAQTARGKYGFVLQGFVPTDRVPALQGALEPYKASAMMELHPVDEHGDSGAIPVQLKNGSYTENFEFMLNISDPPKYGTFDPSWVVAWFFPLFFGFIVADIGFGLLYLAVALWGLARAARGVSLPVGLLGITLDPATLKRVGVVLRTMGLWSILWGVLTGEFFGNVFEKLHVFFYNPGLIKSLWGVNLSPSTLNTIVEEGHNKGLFPILFPRVLSDFSNTIMLICIAVGVIFVLWSWALKAQLTWKHKHMHHFWEAVGMLGGLVGLIMVAYVSRAGQDFGALSNFGNPLVLLMLVGFVIFVIGLIASKTPLMLIEVLSNGGNIISFTRLFAVGVAAAILANLATDVGWSLGKVLPIIGPLLGILLGILVHSFLFVLTILGHIMQPIRLVWVEYLNPTGFYQETGTRYAPFAPVARK from the coding sequence GTGATCAACCCGATGCAGCAGGTGGTGGTGGCGGGCCGTCAGAGCGACAGCCGCGCGATCATGCAGGCCCTTCAAACGGCAGGCGTGCTGCACATCGTTCCCCTGGAAGCGCAGGGCTTTCAGAGCGGTCCCCTGGCAGGAGCGGCTGCCGAACAGCGCCGCGACGCCGAACGCCTGCTGGCCCGCAGCGAAAGCACGCTGGGCGAGCTGGAGGCTCTGCGGCCTGACCGCGCCGCCGCCCTGCCCGACGAAGGTCAGTGGTCAGCGCTGGTGGAAGCCGCCGCAAAACCCGCCTCCGCCCTGATGGAGCGCGAGACGGAACTGCGGACCGAGCTGGACACCGCCCGCACCTACGGCGATACGGTCACGGCGCTGTCGCGTGCGGCGGGAACGCTGGACCGCAGCACCCGCGTCACGCTGATTCCCCTGACCGTTGAAAAGTCGGAGGAACTGGCAGCCGCGCAGGACGCCCTCAAGGGTGAACTGGGAGACCGCTTCGCCATCGGTGCAGAGCGCACCGGGCAGCAGAGTACGGCTGTCGTGGTGGCGGTGCTGCGGGCAGACCGTGACCGCGCCCGCGCCGCGCTGGGCAAGGCCCGTCTGGGCGAACTGAGGTTGCCGGGCCGCTTCGAGCGCCTGCCACTGTCTGAGGTCGCCACGGCCTTCAGCGCCATTCTCAAGAGCAACCCGCAGGAGCTGGAGCGGGTGCGCGCCGAGAAGAGCGCGCTGGCCTCGCAGCACGCGGCGACGCTGTTTCCCATCCGGGACGCACTGGCGGACCGGGTGGGCATCGACGACGCCCGCGCGCAGACCGCCCGTGGCAAGTACGGTTTCGTGTTGCAGGGCTTCGTGCCCACAGACCGGGTGCCCGCCCTTCAGGGTGCGCTGGAGCCATACAAGGCCAGCGCCATGATGGAACTGCATCCCGTCGATGAACACGGCGATTCCGGGGCCATCCCAGTGCAGCTCAAGAATGGCAGCTACACCGAGAACTTCGAATTCATGCTGAACATCAGCGATCCGCCCAAGTACGGCACCTTTGACCCCTCGTGGGTGGTGGCGTGGTTCTTCCCGCTGTTCTTCGGCTTCATCGTTGCGGACATCGGGTTCGGGCTGCTGTACTTGGCCGTGGCGCTGTGGGGACTGGCGCGGGCCGCACGCGGCGTCAGCCTGCCCGTGGGCCTGCTGGGCATCACCCTCGATCCGGCCACCCTCAAACGGGTGGGCGTCGTTCTCCGTACGATGGGCCTGTGGAGCATCCTGTGGGGCGTGTTGACCGGCGAGTTCTTCGGCAACGTCTTCGAGAAACTGCACGTCTTCTTCTACAACCCTGGTCTGATCAAGAGCCTGTGGGGCGTCAACCTCAGCCCCAGCACGCTGAACACGATTGTCGAGGAAGGCCACAACAAGGGCCTGTTCCCGATCCTGTTCCCGCGCGTGCTGTCGGACTTCTCCAACACCATCATGCTGATCTGCATCGCGGTGGGCGTGATCTTCGTGCTGTGGTCCTGGGCCTTGAAGGCGCAACTGACCTGGAAGCACAAGCACATGCACCACTTCTGGGAAGCGGTGGGCATGCTGGGCGGTCTGGTCGGCCTGATCATGGTGGCCTATGTCAGCCGCGCCGGGCAAGACTTCGGGGCGCTGAGCAACTTTGGCAACCCGCTGGTGCTGCTGATGCTGGTGGGCTTCGTGATCTTCGTGATCGGACTGATCGCCAGCAAGACCCCGCTGATGCTGATCGAGGTGCTGTCCAACGGCGGTAACATTATTTCCTTCACCCGTCTGTTCGCGGTGGGTGTGGCGGCGGCCATTCTCGCCAACCTCGCCACCGACGTGGGCTGGAGCCTGGGCAAAGTGCTGCCGATCATCGGGCCGCTGCTGGGCATCCTGCTGGGCATCCTCGTTCACAGCTTCCTGTTCGTCCTGACCATCCTGGGCCACATCATGCAGCCCATCCGACTGGTCTGGGTCGAGTACCTCAATCCCACCGGCTTCTATCAGGAAACCGGCACCCGTTACGCTCCTTTTGCCCCCGTGGCACGGAAATAA
- a CDS encoding V-type ATPase subunit subunit G family protein → MDVSSKVLNELAQREAALDAQIEAAREEARQVIAAAEAQAAQIMQQAEAQARQMSAEHEQKLSAEVGQIRETAGADARTQAQATRDLAEDKLGHAVETIMRAVLP, encoded by the coding sequence TTGGACGTCTCAAGTAAGGTCTTGAACGAACTGGCGCAGCGGGAAGCCGCGCTGGACGCGCAGATCGAAGCGGCGCGTGAGGAGGCCAGGCAAGTGATTGCCGCCGCCGAGGCGCAGGCCGCCCAGATCATGCAACAGGCCGAAGCACAGGCCAGGCAGATGTCTGCGGAGCATGAGCAGAAGCTGTCGGCGGAAGTTGGCCAGATTCGCGAAACGGCGGGAGCGGACGCCCGCACCCAGGCGCAGGCCACCCGTGACCTCGCCGAGGACAAGCTGGGCCACGCCGTCGAAACGATCATGCGGGCGGTTCTGCCGTGA